From the Thermococcus guaymasensis DSM 11113 genome, one window contains:
- a CDS encoding DUF5646 family protein, translating to MERVSDANVRYVMEELERLKVEIQRLEAMLVPIVRGELSKEELGEIEREARDFKEEDWIDTDELKRILCGFTL from the coding sequence ATGGAGCGGGTAAGCGATGCCAACGTGCGTTACGTTATGGAAGAGCTTGAGCGTTTAAAGGTGGAAATCCAGCGTCTTGAGGCTATGCTGGTTCCCATTGTAAGGGGCGAACTCTCCAAGGAAGAACTTGGGGAGATAGAGAGGGAGGCAAGGGATTTCAAGGAAGAGGACTGGATTGACACGGACGAGCTTAAGCGGATTCTGTGCGGTTTTACACTGTAG
- the prf1 gene encoding peptide chain release factor aRF-1, with protein MSHKSAEMYELKKKVEELKSYRGRATELVSLYIPAGYDINKVMQQLREEYGTAQNIKSKSTRKNVLGALERAMQHLKLYRKTPENGLALFVGNVSEQEGVSDIRLWAIVPPEPLKVRLYRCDQTFVTEPLEEMLRVKDAYGLITVEKNEATIGLLRGKRIEVIEELTSNVPGKTRAGGQSARRYERIREQETHEFMKRIGEHANKAFLPLLEKGELRGIIIGGPGPTKEEFVEGDYLHHELRKKVIGVVDISYHGEYGLRELVEKASDILRDHEAVKERKLIQDFFRHLVKDTGMITYGEKEVRQALELGAVDTLLISEGYDKVRVRAKCNNCGWSEEKTMSEGEFHVYKKKLTHCPKCGSQNITFEKWDVAEELIKMAEEAGSNVEIISLDTEEGQQFYKAFGGLGAFLRYKIH; from the coding sequence CAAAAAGAAGGTTGAAGAACTCAAAAGCTATCGAGGCCGCGCAACCGAGCTTGTAAGCCTTTACATCCCGGCGGGATATGACATAAACAAGGTCATGCAGCAGTTGCGAGAGGAGTACGGAACGGCTCAGAACATCAAGAGCAAATCCACCCGAAAGAACGTTCTCGGTGCCCTCGAAAGGGCAATGCAGCACCTCAAGCTCTATCGAAAGACCCCGGAGAACGGCCTCGCTTTGTTCGTCGGCAACGTCAGCGAGCAGGAGGGGGTCAGCGACATAAGGCTCTGGGCCATAGTCCCGCCGGAACCGCTCAAGGTCCGCCTTTATCGATGTGACCAGACCTTCGTTACCGAACCGCTCGAGGAGATGCTCCGCGTTAAGGACGCCTACGGCCTCATAACCGTCGAGAAGAACGAGGCGACTATAGGCCTCCTGAGGGGCAAGAGGATAGAGGTCATAGAAGAGCTGACCTCAAACGTCCCCGGAAAGACCCGCGCCGGAGGTCAGTCGGCGAGGCGTTACGAGAGGATTCGCGAGCAGGAAACGCACGAGTTCATGAAGCGCATCGGCGAGCACGCCAACAAGGCCTTTCTCCCGCTCCTTGAGAAGGGCGAGCTGAGGGGTATCATCATCGGCGGTCCCGGGCCTACCAAGGAGGAGTTCGTCGAAGGTGATTACCTCCACCACGAGCTGAGGAAGAAGGTAATAGGCGTCGTTGACATAAGCTACCACGGCGAGTACGGTCTGAGGGAGCTCGTCGAAAAGGCCAGCGACATCCTCAGGGACCACGAGGCGGTGAAGGAGAGGAAGCTCATACAGGACTTTTTCAGGCACCTCGTCAAGGACACGGGGATGATAACCTACGGTGAGAAGGAAGTCCGTCAGGCCCTTGAGCTTGGGGCCGTTGACACCCTCCTCATCAGCGAGGGCTACGACAAGGTTCGCGTCAGGGCCAAGTGCAACAACTGCGGCTGGAGCGAGGAGAAGACAATGAGTGAGGGGGAGTTCCACGTTTATAAGAAAAAGCTGACCCACTGCCCCAAATGTGGAAGTCAAAACATAACCTTCGAGAAGTGGGATGTTGCCGAGGAGCTCATCAAGATGGCGGAAGAGGCTGGCTCGAACGTTGAAATCATTTCCCTCGATACAGAAGAGGGCCAGCAGTTCTACAAGGCCTTTGGCGGGCTTGGAGCGTTTCTGAGGTACAAGATTCACTGA